The region CTCGGCGCCCGTGTCGATCGCGAGCGTCTGCGTCGTCGTCGAATTCGGCGTCCAGGGCTGACTTCCCCATCCCGACATCTGGTACGACAACGCGCTCACCGTCATCGTGGGCACAGGAGTGGCTGTCGCGGTGGAGGTGAAGTCCTCGCCGTACAGCGACAGCGTGTAGCCGAGATCGCCGACGCCCCCGACCGTGATCGTTGTCGCGTCGGTGACGGTCGTCGTATCGCCCGGATCCATCGCCCCCAGATCGATCGCTGTAGGCTCGATGGTCAGCCACAGCTGCGACTGCGGCATGGTCTCGGTGTCCGTGGTCGACGCCGCCGAGACGTTGCCTGCGACGTCGACTGCGGCAACGTTGAAGACGTAGGTCTGCCCGGCGGTCAGATCGGTCAGTTCGTAAGTCGTCTCCGTAGACGTCGCCACCAACGACCCATCAGCGAAGATCCGGTAGTACGAGAGGCCGGACGTCGTGTCTGTCGATGGATTCCACGACATCTCGACGCTCGTCGTTGTCACAGCACTCGCCGAGAAGCTCGTTGGCACCGTCGGCGGCCGCGTGTCCACCCTCACCGGCACGCTCTTCGTCGTCTCGACATTACCTCGGTTGTCCACCGACCAGTACTGCAGGGTGTTCGTCTGTTCGATGGAGACCACGAACGGGGCGGTGTACGTCGCAACGGCGCCGCCGTTGAGGCGGTAGAAAGTGGTGGCGACGCCGCTGCCCGCGTCGGTCGCGGTGAGCGAGACCGTCACCGGCGAGGTCGCCCATCCGAGCGGCGCGTCGTCGACCGTCGAGGGCGGATGACGGTCGATCCGCACGGGGCCGAAGCTGCTCGTCGCCGACCAGTTCCCCGACACATCCCGTGTACGGAAGTTGTAGTACCAGCTGCCATCGGGAAGCGAGGTCGTCGCCACGGACGAGAGTGCGGAGTGACTCGACGAGTTCGTGGTGAAGCCTTCGACCACGATCTCGTCCCAGTCGACGTACTCGGTCGTCGCGTTGACGCTGGCGCCGAACTGGACGAGCACGTTGGCGACGGCCGGCAGCGTATAGGTGTGTGCCGTCCACGGGGTCGCCGACGAGGTGCCCAGGTTCTGCTGCAGGGTCGTCCAGCTGGTGCCGCCGTTCGTCGAGTACCGCACGAGCTCGTAGTCCGCATTCGTCGAAAATGCGGTTCGGTAGTCCCAGAACGAAAGAGTCGCGGTGTCGTACGCGCTCAGATTGAAGGTCTTCGAGAAGTTGGCCGTTCGCCTGGTTGTGTTGTTCGCCCATACCTCAGCGCCGTTGGCCGCGTTGTGAAACCGAGTAGCGCTGAGTCGCACGTAGGTGGTACTCGAACGGGTCCAGTCCGCGGGCCACGTGCCACTCACGAAGCCCTGACTGTCAACCGTGGTCGTGCTGACGGTGTTCTGTGTGACGCTTGTGATCGTCGAGGTTTCCAGGGTGGCCGTAGCCGCGCCGGGTGCATCGAGGGTCCACGAGTAGCGCGCGCCGTACATGCCCGAGCACAGATCGGTCGAGTTGACCGAACTCACGGTGGCGGTTGGGACGTTGGTCCACACCCCGGCGATGTGCGTCGCGCTGGAGAGCGAGGGTGCGGACGGCGCAGTGGTGTCGGTGACGACGACCGCCTGCGTCGCGGTCGTCGACAGTCCGCCGGCATCAAGCGCGGTCCACTCGATGATGGTCGTGCCCAGAGGGAGCGTGGCCGGCAGTGATGGCGAGGCCGTCACACTCGGCGCACCCTCGTCGGTGACCGTGTAGTCGCCGGTACCGTCGTAGGTGCCGTATCCCCCGGGAGTGTTGCCCTCCAGCACGCGGTCTACGGCCGTGATCGTCGGTGGGGCATTGGGCGCACCGCCGTTTCGCACCTGCCACACATAGCGGCCGAGCTGCCCATCCGAGTTCAGTGAGTTCTCGATGAGCGCGGTGGCAGGCGCGCCCGAATCGAGCAGCGCCCCGTTTGCGTTGCTACCCGGCAGCTCGAACGAACTCCCGCCGTTGATCGCCCAACCCGCCCGTGCGTACCCGGTCGATGCGGTAGTTCCCCTGTCCCAGGTCATCTGGTCGTAGTTGAACTCGAAGTCGAAGTTGCCCGCGCCCGTGTCGGACCGGTCGATCAGAACCAGCTGGAAGTGATCGAGCGGAGACGCTTGCTGGTTGTAGCGCGCAACGCCGCTCCAGGTGACGATGAACGCCTCGTGGCCGTCGACAAGCGGAGGGTCGATGACGTCGCTGTACCAGACCTTCCCCGAACCTGAGTTGCGGGTGTCGACGTCCGCCCAGAACGGCGCCATGACGTTTCGGTTCTGCGATACCAAGGTGGGGTTGGGGTCGTATCCGGTGAAGGTCTGCCCGAACGTGCAGTTGCCGTTCATGTTGATGTAGATCTGGCTGAAGAAGGTGCCGTTCCAGTTCATGGAGAACGGCAGGTCCACGACAAGGTTGCTTGTGTCGTCGCCGACCGGCACCGACGTGACCATGGAGCGCGCCGGAGACCTCACGGCATCGGGTCCCAACGCCAGCGCGAACGATGGGGCGAGCGCAGCGCCGACGTAAAGGACGCACGCCAGAAGGAACGCATGCGCGCCTCGACGCGCGGCCAAAGCCGCGCTCTTTGTCACCCGCCCATACCCCGGTACCACGCCGTCCCTTCGACAAACACCTGTGGGACGAACCACCAAGAATCGTCCCTGAATCGCTCCGCGCAGAGTAGTGCGCCGGCCGCGTCAATGCGGTTTGGAGAGAAGTCTACTTCACCGGAGCCTGCAGTACCGCAATCAAGTGCCCCTAGACGGCAGTCGTTCAGATTTGACCCCCCAGTGGCACGAATTCGTCGCATCAATGACCGTTTATCTCACGATTTCGACCATCTGTCGGAACCTGTTCATGCCTGCCATTAAGAAGACCGAAAAATGCTGTGCCGAAGGAACTTGGGGGCCAATCGGTCCAGTCCACGGTGAAGGTCATGTAAACCGCAATCTTGGAGGGACCGAAATGAAGAAGGCCTTTGTCTTGACTGCGCTCGCAGTCGCCCTGCTCCTCAGCATCGCATCCGTTGCCAGCGCCGATAGCGCCCAGTACGGCAGCGGCGCGCCCGGCACCGTCACCGTGAGCGCGAACGTCGCCTCGAAGATGACGCTTACCGTCACGACCCCGGATGCCGGCCAGTCGATTGACTACGGCGCGGTCGATCCCGGCGACGTCATCACCGGCGAGGCTGTGCAGCTCAACGTGAAATCCAACAAGGCGTACGATCTCGACGAGGCCATCACCGCCGTCGCCGCTGATGAGCTGCAGGTTGCCACCGACTTCACGAATGTCGCCGGTGCCGCCAAGACGGCTTCGCAGAACTACGCCTCGAACTACACGCTGACCGTGCCGTTCGACTGCGCCCCTGGCGTCCACACCGCCACCGTGGTCTACACCGCCACCCAGAACTAGACGCATCCGCACCAGCGAAACCAAGAACCCCCTGGGTGACCGCCCGGGGGGTTCTTCTCTTTGCTTGCTAGCAGCCGTCGCTGCCGGAATGCGCGCCGCTATTCCTCATCGTCGGGCTGAAGGGCCCTTGCTCGCTCCTCATCAGCTGCGCGCTCCGCCTTCCTCTGGGTGTTGCGGGCAGAGGCCGACCAGATTGCGCGTACGAAGACGAGCACGACGAACGCCCCGACCGCGATGATGAGCCACAGGGGGATGAGCCAGACGGACTTCTCTTGGTTGATGGTGTCCGCGCCCTGGTTGATCGCATTGCCCTCGTCATCGACTTCGGTGACGTCGAGGCGAACCGTGTGCGGGCCAAGTGCGAGACCCTGCGCCATGACCGTTCCGGTCGACAACGTGTTGCTGCCGGCGAACAGGGTACGGCCGTTGATCGGCGTCTGCTCGGCAAGTGTGTTGCCGTTTCGGTCAAGGAAGAGCACACGCGCCCCGACCCTGACGTCTGTATTGCCCAGGTTCATCGTGGTGAAGTCGTAGGGCACAGCGCCGTTGATGACGAACGTCGGCACGTTGAAGGGCCGCACCTCAAGCTTCTTGAAGCGCTCTCCCGCGACCTTGAGCTGGATGCGAGCGCCGAGTCGGCCGGAGATGACGGACTGCGAATTGGCGCCACCGGGCAGATCGAACGACTCGAAGAAGATCAGGATGTTGTGGTCCCCTGGCGCCGTATCGCGCGGTACCGACAGCGAGAACTCAATGGGCACCTTCTCGCCCGCGGCGAGCTCGAGGTACGGAATGTTGCCGATGGACAAGCTGTTCGCCGGCATGCTCACCTTCACCCACGATGACGGGTTCTTCAGCGAACTGACATCGGCACGCGTGGGGACGGTGTAGCTCACCTTGCCCGTGGCGTCGATCTTCTGGTCGGCGGCGTACACCATGACCTTGATGGGCTCGTCGCCTTCAGAGCTGACGACAACCGACCCGGTGAGCTCCCCGGACTCGGGGACTTCGAAGCTGAACGTTCCGGACGACAGGCCGATGGTCCTCTTGGCGTGGGCGATGGAGGGCATGCATGCCAACGCGAGAAACAGGACGAACACTGACACCGTGCGCTGGAACCCGCGTGGCCGCACCCTCATCAAATACCTACCGCCTCTCTAAACGACCTGACCTGACGCCGAGCCACAGGTATGTGCGTTTCGTCGCGATCGGACGAGACGACGACATACGACCCGTCGGCACGCAGAATCTCCTTGACCTTGTTCAGGTTGATCAGGTAGCTGCGGTGCACGCGGGCGAACGCTTCTCGTGACATCTTCTCCTCGAGCTCGCCGAGAGTCATGTCTACGAGGTACTGGTTCTCATACGTGTGAGCGTAGGTGGACTTGTTGCGCGCCGACAAGAAGATGATGTCGTCAAGGGTGAGCAGAACCGTGCGACCGCCTTTGCGGACCGCGAGCTTGCGGAAGTCCGTCTCACCGCCCAAGTTCTCCGATGACACGCGCCGGCGGCCACGCATGAGACTGCCCACGCGCGCGGCAAGCTCGAGCACGTTGAACGGCTTGGTCACGTACTGCTGAACGCCCTGCTTGAAGGCGAGGATCTTCGCGAGATCCTGCGTCTTGGCCGTAAGCATGATCACGGGGATGTTGGCGGTGGCCGGGTTGTTGCGGATGTCCATGAGCGTCATCCAGCCATCGACCCGTGGCATCATCACGTCGAGAAGGATGACATCGACGCTTTCGCGGCCGAGAAGCTCGACGCACTCCGCGCCGTCGCAGGCGCCCGACACACGCATCCCCTCGGCCTCGAGGCCCATGCGAACCATCTCGACGACAGTCTCGTCGTCGTCGACAACCAGCACGTGGATCTGCTCGTCAGGCACCGTTCGCTCCCATTGCCGCGCCGCAAGTACGGGTAATCCTACCAGACAGACGGCGCTCAATACCGCTCGTCCACAGCAGGATTCTACCCCACAGGCCCGACACGAACGCGCGGAATCGCACTCTGAGTTGGGAATGCGGGTGCGTGACCGGACTAATTGCGCAGCCAGCGGTCCATCGCCACAGCAGCCTTCTTGCCTGCGCCCATCGCCAGGATGACGGTTGCTGCGCCGGTCACGATGTCGCCGCCGGCGTACACGCCCGGCATGTTCGTGGTGCCGTCGTCATCGGTAACGATGTAGCCGCGCTTCGTGAGTTCGAGCTCGGGTGCGGCCTTGGACAGCAACGGATTGGCGCGCGTGCCGACCGCCGAGATCACCGTGTCGCACTCGATGGTGAACTCGCTGTCCATCACGCAGACGGGGGCCCTGCGTCCGCTCTCATCAGGCTCGGTGAGCTCCATGCGCGTCGCCACGATGCCGGTCACGAAACCATCGCGACCCACGATCTCTGAGGGCGAGCACAACATCTTGAACTCGACACCTTCTTCGCGCGCGTGGTGCACCTCTTCCTTGCGCGCGGGCATCTCATCTTCCGTTCGCCGATAGACGAGGAAGACCTCCTCGGCGCCGAGGCGAAGCGCGGTACGCGCCGCATCCATCGCGACGTTGCCGCCACCGATGACCGCGACCTTGCGACCACGCCACACCGGGGTGTCGGAGGTCGGGAACTCGTACGCGCGCAGCAAGTTCACCCGCGTGAGGAACTCGTTTGCCGAGAAAACTCCGTTGAGGTTCTCGCCCGGTGTCCCAAGGAACACCGGCAGTCCCGCTCCACTGCCGATGAACACGGCGTCGAAGCCCTCCTCGGCGAGGAGTTCAGGAACGGTGACGAGCTGACCCACGACGGTGTCGGTGACCAGTTCGACGCCGAGCGCTGAGAGCGTCTCGATCTCGCCATCGAGGATGACCTTCGGCAACCGGAACTCGGGAATACCGTAGGAGAGCACGCCGCCGGGCGCGTGCAGTGACTCGAAGATGGTGACGGCGTGTCCGAGCTGAGCGAGTTCGCCGGCGCAGGCGAGTCCCGCCGGACCCGAACCCACGACCGCACACCGAAAGCCGCTCGAGGGCGCAACTGCGGGCACGCATCGGCCGTCGAGTTCACACGCGAGGTCCGAATCGCCGAGGAAGCGCTCGAGCCGGCCGATCGCGACCGACTCGCCTTTCTTGGTGAGCACGCACATCTGCTCGCACTGCTCTTCCTGCGGGCAGACGCGACCGCACACAGCGGGAAGCGCGTTGCGCTCCTTGAGAATCTCGACGCCACGCTTGTGGTCGCCCTCGATGATCGCGCCGATGAAGCCCTTGATGTCGATGTTGACCGGGCACCCCTCCTGGCAGGTGGGGTTCTTGCACTGCAGGCAGCGCATCGCCTCTTCGAGCGCCATCTCGGGCGTGTAGCCGTAGCCGACCTCGTCGAAGACGCTTGCGCGCTGCTTAGGGTCGCGCTCGGGCATCGCGACGCGCGGGCCGCGTGAGGGCTTGTGGCGGGGCTTATCGGCAGGCTGGGGGGCCTCGGAGGCGCCCGGTACCGGCGTCGTGTCGTCTACAGGTGACATTGGCACCCCTGCGAGTAGTCGGCGTCGGCCTCGCGCTCGAGGTCGGAGTAGACGCGCTGGCGGCTCATGAGCTCTTCGAAGTCGACGGCGTGGCCATCGAAGTCGGGACCATCGACGCATCCGAACTTGGTTTCGCCATCGACGCTCACGCGACAGGCGCCGCACATGCCGGTTCCGTCGACCATGATCGGGTTGAGAGAGACGGTGGTCGGCACCGAGAAGTCACGGGTGGTCGCAGCGCAGAACTTCATCATGATCGCGGGGCCCACGGCGAACGCCTCGTCGATCTCACCCGCCTCGCACAGCTCCTTGAGGGGATGCGTGACCAGTCCCTTGATGCCGGCCGAGCCATCGTCGGTCACGACCACGAACCGCTCGAGCGGAAGCGCCCGCAGCTCGTCTTCGAGGATCAGCAACTCCTTGTTGCGCGCGCCGATGATGACGCTCACCTTCGCGCCAGCATCGGCCATCGCGCGCGCCACAGGATAGGCGACGGCAACTCCCACACCGCCGCCGATGATCGCGATGCGATCGACGCCATCGGTGTGCGTGGGCACGCCGAGCGGACCTACAACGTCGAGCAGCGAGTCGCCCACCTCGAGGTGCGAGAGCTGGTGCGTGGTCTTGCCGACCCGCATGAAGATGAAGCGGATCCAGCCTTCCTCGGCGGACCAATCGGAGAACGTGAGAGGAATGCGCTCGCCGCGATCGTCGATCCGGACCATGAGGAACTGGCCCGCGCGAGCCTTCGCGGCGATCTTGGGCGCGGACACTCCGATCTCGAAGACGGCATCGGAGAGCTGGCGCTTGTGCACGATGGGAAACATCGGCCTCCGTCGGGGCAGGTTGCAGATCGGATGCGACCGAAACATGCCGGACGCAGAATCCGCACAGTATATCAGCGGCGACAGGCGCGACCGCACCACTCGCCCGCTCGTTTGCCGCCGTACACCTGCGCGGGGTATCATCTCCCCGAACGAGCCAATGCCTTCCGGCGGCCATCAAACTATACGACGCAGCAGTCCCCGGAGGAACCGAACGCATGCACCGCAGCCATGCATATCTCCCCACCCTACTTGCACTCGTGCTTGCTTTGGCGTGCGCTCAGCCCGCCTTCGCGCTGTCCGCCGCAGACGCACGCGCTCACCAGCGCGCAGCGGACGCCGCGCGCGCGAAGGCTGCCCAGCAGCAGAAGCTCGCCGATGAGCTCCTCGCCGAGACCAAGAAGCTCGACGATATCGTCGATGACCTGCAGGCCGAGGCCGACGCGCTCGATCCGCAGATCTCCGCAGCCACGAAGCGCTCGAACCGCCTGCGGGCCGAAGTCGCGGCGTTTCGTGCCAAGATCAAGCTCAAGCAGATGGAGATCGACCAGACCCAGGCGCGCTACGACGAAGAGCAGGGCTACTTCGAAGGCCGGGTCACCGCGAGCTACAAGCAGGGCGACTTCTTCTTCGTGAACATGCTGCTCAGTGCCGAGGACCTCGGGGACCTGGTCACGCGCACCGAGTTCATCGCTCGAACCATCAAGTCGAGCAACGACATCGCAGCTGGGCTGGTTGAGACCCGCGACTCACTCGAGCGCGCCAAGGTAGAACTCGACCGGTCGCTCGAGACCGCGGCCGCTAAGAAGCGCGAGGCCGTCGCTGCCGAGA is a window of Coriobacteriia bacterium DNA encoding:
- the gltA gene encoding NADPH-dependent glutamate synthase is translated as MPERDPKQRASVFDEVGYGYTPEMALEEAMRCLQCKNPTCQEGCPVNIDIKGFIGAIIEGDHKRGVEILKERNALPAVCGRVCPQEEQCEQMCVLTKKGESVAIGRLERFLGDSDLACELDGRCVPAVAPSSGFRCAVVGSGPAGLACAGELAQLGHAVTIFESLHAPGGVLSYGIPEFRLPKVILDGEIETLSALGVELVTDTVVGQLVTVPELLAEEGFDAVFIGSGAGLPVFLGTPGENLNGVFSANEFLTRVNLLRAYEFPTSDTPVWRGRKVAVIGGGNVAMDAARTALRLGAEEVFLVYRRTEDEMPARKEEVHHAREEGVEFKMLCSPSEIVGRDGFVTGIVATRMELTEPDESGRRAPVCVMDSEFTIECDTVISAVGTRANPLLSKAAPELELTKRGYIVTDDDGTTNMPGVYAGGDIVTGAATVILAMGAGKKAAVAMDRWLRN
- a CDS encoding peptidoglycan DD-metalloendopeptidase family protein yields the protein MHRSHAYLPTLLALVLALACAQPAFALSAADARAHQRAADAARAKAAQQQKLADELLAETKKLDDIVDDLQAEADALDPQISAATKRSNRLRAEVAAFRAKIKLKQMEIDQTQARYDEEQGYFEGRVTASYKQGDFFFVNMLLSAEDLGDLVTRTEFIARTIKSSNDIAAGLVETRDSLERAKVELDRSLETAAAKKREAVAAENKIRDLQDARQAKTDRQDAVLDKKSALMADTKKNAKRLRALAEAEEAESDRIASELAGGGSGRFAGTMAWPVPSSHRITSNYGPRICPFHGRELHPGIDIGAPSGSPIVSAGAGTVTYAGWRGSYGNFVMVNHGNGVVTCYAHQTSGGIKVHVGQRVSKGQRIGTVGSTGNSTGPHLHFEVRVNGTPKNPMTYR
- a CDS encoding response regulator transcription factor, producing the protein MPDEQIHVLVVDDDETVVEMVRMGLEAEGMRVSGACDGAECVELLGRESVDVILLDVMMPRVDGWMTLMDIRNNPATANIPVIMLTAKTQDLAKILAFKQGVQQYVTKPFNVLELAARVGSLMRGRRRVSSENLGGETDFRKLAVRKGGRTVLLTLDDIIFLSARNKSTYAHTYENQYLVDMTLGELEEKMSREAFARVHRSYLINLNKVKEILRADGSYVVVSSDRDETHIPVARRQVRSFREAVGI
- a CDS encoding sulfide/dihydroorotate dehydrogenase-like FAD/NAD-binding protein; its protein translation is MFPIVHKRQLSDAVFEIGVSAPKIAAKARAGQFLMVRIDDRGERIPLTFSDWSAEEGWIRFIFMRVGKTTHQLSHLEVGDSLLDVVGPLGVPTHTDGVDRIAIIGGGVGVAVAYPVARAMADAGAKVSVIIGARNKELLILEDELRALPLERFVVVTDDGSAGIKGLVTHPLKELCEAGEIDEAFAVGPAIMMKFCAATTRDFSVPTTVSLNPIMVDGTGMCGACRVSVDGETKFGCVDGPDFDGHAVDFEELMSRQRVYSDLEREADADYSQGCQCHL